The Sorex araneus isolate mSorAra2 chromosome X, mSorAra2.pri, whole genome shotgun sequence DNA segment gggttcaaatcccagcatcccatatggtcccctgagcacagccaggggaaattcctgagtgcagagccaggagtaacccctgtgcattgccgggtgtgacccaaaaattaaaaaaaaaggcttcaaGTACAGGAAGATTGCGGTTccattgaaaaacagaaaaacaggcaGTTAAAATCTCTCAAAAGGGCTGTGGAGTGACCCAGCCCtggcccacagggtcccctgagcccccccaggagtgattcctgagtgcagagccaggaggaagccctgagcaccgccaggtgtggccccaaaacaaaagacaagagaaaaaaagaaaagatttgcaCAAAACAAAGAACTAAAGCAAGGAGCCACTCACttgctctttttttatttttttgtaatactgcagtactattttatttttatttatttttaatttattcttttattgaatcatcatgtggaaagttacaaagctttcagggttaagtcccagttatacaatgctcgaacacccatcccttcaccagtgcacatattccaccaccaagaatcacagtatacctccccccaccccccacctctccagccccccaccccgcctgtgtaactgataaatttcactttactttcactttactttagacagacatagaaaggttgcactcatatgtggaatataaatataaatatagctgagaggtacaaatttctggcagatatttctctggacttagttactaaaatacagaaatccaaaaccgtgcggctgctagtgtggccgcttgacctcatatctcttcattctcagcaatggaaaacaaattatcaaatgcttccttttcaccttttcagcaggtccgactttaggggagagaaactcacTTGCTCTtaaggagttttgttttgtttttgttttgttttttttgctttttgggtcacacctggcgatgcacagaggttactcctggcagaatttTCTGTTCGTTTAAAAGCAAGCTTTGGGAGCATGGTGGGAATGGTGAGAGATGGGCCGGTATTCGGCTTTGGAAACATAATAAGGCTATTCAGAGGACTAATTTGATtctgaatttatcttttttttttttttcccaggtcCCAGGACAATTTTTTTCTGGGCTCCAATTATGAAATGGGTAAGTCTTGAGGTTTCGCTGGGGCTAccattttttgagggggccagagtgatagaacggtggggagggagcttgcctggacccccagcaccccagatggtcccccaagcacagccaggagtgatcccaagcactgagccaggagtaagccctgagcactgccaggtgtggccccaaaccaaaaccagtaagaaataatgaaggggctggagcgatagcacagcacggagggtgtttgccttacacgcggccgacccgggttcgattcccagcatcccatagggtcccccgagcactgccaggagtcattcctgagtgcagagccaggaataatccctgagcatcgctgggtgtgtcccaaaaagcaaaaacaaaaactaccaccaacaaaagacaacaaaaaagggggctggagtgatagctcagcggatagggtgtttgccttgcacgcagccgacccgggttcgaatcccagcatcccatagggtcccccgagcactgccaggagtaattcctaattgcatgagccaggagtaacccctgtgcatcgctgggtgtgacccaaaaagcaaaaaaaaaaaaaaagaaagaaagaactaatAAATAGTAAGAGGAAGGCCTTCCTCCCCACTCATGGTGCGTTTCTGCTCCGTGTGAATCCAGGGGCTGGTGTGTGCCGGGTTGGCAGATATGGCCAGGCCCGCCGAGAAACTCAGCACAGCGCAGTCCCTCGTGTTGACAGCTACAGGTAAGTCGCACAGGAGCCCCGAGtttgggccggagccatagcacagcggggagggcgttggccttgcacgcggccaacccgggctcgatcaccggcatcccatagggtcccccaagcaccgccaggagtgattcctgagcgcagagccaggagggacccctgagcatcgccaggtgtgacccaaaaagaaaaaaaaaaaagtcctcatgTTCGGCCAGGTTGGACCCCCAGTGTCCCAGGTGGTCCCCGAGCCCAGTTGGGAGTGATcgccgagcacagagccctgagcactgctggacgtggctccaaaatttttttattattcctgcatagtctcctttcagcacgcatctcccctcctgagcgacCCCCAccagcatcatttacttagtggtcccttctcccccAGATGCGAGGCCGGCTTCCCAGCCGTGGAgcaaatcctcctggcccttgtctctactgtccttgggcgttagtctcccattatgtcaCTTtctattccgcaaatgagtgaagcccttctctgtctgtccctgtctctctctgactcatctcactcaacatggtactctCCGTGTCATCCACTTATTACAAACATCATGATTTGTGTATAAgtgatcgacatggagagtatcatgctacactggtggtggagaatgggcacaggtggagggatgggtactcgatcactgtgtGACAGAAACGGAAtcacaaagtttgtaagtctgtaactatctcacagtggttcttAACGACTCATactcggggggcagggggccagagcgatggaacagcggggagggcgtttgccttgcatgcagttaagcgaggtttgattcccggcatcccatagggttccctgacaccaccaggagtgattcctgagtgcagagccaggagtcagccctgagcattgccgggtatggcccgaaaagcaaaaaaagaagaagaagaagaagaagaagaagaagaagaagaagaagaagaagaagaagaagaagaaataaaaagactcaTGTTCCTTATAGAACAtgcatttatggggctggagtgatagcacagcgggtagggcgtttgccttgcatgcggctgacccaggttcaattcccagcatcccatagggtcccctgagcaccactggggtgattcctgagtgcagagccaggaggaacccctgtgcacagccaggtgtgaccgaaaaagcaaaaaaagaaaagaaaaaaagaacatgcatTTATAGAAcatgcatttactttttttttttttttggttggctgGGTTGATGCCTGGAATATCTGCCCCACGCAATGCAGCGCCCACTGTGCTCTGATGTGGTGTGATGAGAAATGGTGGCAGGTCACTACACATGGGCTGGCGCTGGTGGCCAGATTCGCACCCTGAGCTTCTTTTTATAAACAAGGGAGGAAAATGACAGTCACTCTTCATTTGCTCCAGAAAAAGCCCCTCCCCATGTCAGGACTGAGCGTTGAGTGTACGGTATAGTTCTGGGGACGGATTACTACAGTCTGCAGAATAAACTGTTTCTCTGTCCCCGTCTTATTCCTCTAGTCTTGTTGGCGATGATTGTGCTCTCGGTTGCACGTCTGGTGTGATCTTGCCTTTTCGAGACACGTCCTTTTTGTTTCAACAGGGTTCGTGTGGTCGAGATACTCCCTTGTAATTATTCCCAAAAATTGGAGTCTCTTTGCTGTCAATTTCTTCCTTGGGTTAGCAGGCACCTCGCAACTCTATCGTATTTGGAGGTAAGTAAGTGggagaaatggggaaaaaaataacatttttttccaagAGATGACTATTgttgtgagatttttttccttttgattcacCTCTATGGGGTGTGCCTGAAGCAGAAACCGAACTTTACCAGAGAAGTTAAAAGTGTTaagatggtggggctggagctatagcacagcaggtagggcgttggccttgcatgcaaccgacctgggttcgattcccagcatcccatagggtcccctgagcactgccagtagtaattcctgagtgcagagccagaaataacccgtgtgacccaaaaagcggaaaaaaaaaaaaaaaggttgtgacAGGGCTAgggctgatagcacagcagggagggcgcttgccttgcttgcgaccatcccgggttcgatccctggcatcccatagggtctcccgagcacagccaggagtgattcctaactgcagagccaggaggaacctttagcatcactgggtgtaacccagaaagcccaaaaaaaaaaaagaagaaaagaaaaaagtgttaaggcacttgttgGACTTATTGTAAATAAGTGTCAGCTTCAGGCCACCCTGGTTTTACTAAAGAGCTGTTCTCTGGACCCTGGGCGTTTGAGCACTGTGCAGTCAGTAACACTTGCCAGAGGCAGCCGGCACGCTGCCACGGGCTCATCTAGGAGGGATAATCTAGCTTTGAACCGCTGAACCTTATTAAATTACAGAGCATTATCGCCAGTAACAGCTCCTACCTCAGAAAGAAAGCGAACCGGATGTCAGCGAAGACAGATCTCAGATATGGACGTTCTGGGCCGTGTGCAGGAGGCAGGGTCAGGCCCGCGGCCTAGAGAGCCAGTTCCTTACCGCTCCGCTCCGACCCTCAGCCTCACCgtcgctttatttatttatttatttatttacttacttacttacttactttttgctttttgggtcacacccggtgatgcacaggggttcctcctggctctgcactcaggaattactcctcgaggtgctcaggggatcctatgggatgctgggattcgaacccgggtcggccgagtgcaaggcaaacgccctacccgttgtgctatcgctccagcccctcaccgtAGCTTTATAACCAATCCTGGGATTAAACTGGGATTTAGCTGTGCCGGATTAACAATTCTGCGGTCTTCCTGGCACTCATTTCTTGGACTCCCTCATCTCCAGCTTTGAGTTCGACGGCGATTGTCCTCACAGCCTAGGTTTCTCCCACGCCCTCCTAGTTGAACCATCATTTGCtcacagtaggggctggagtgatagcacagcggggagggtgttggccttgcactcggccgacctgggttcgattcctccgtccctctcggagagcccgaccagctaccgagaggatcccgcccgcacagcagagcctggcaagctccccgtggtgtattcgagatgccaaacacagtcacaataagtctcaccatggagacgtgactggtgcccgctcgagcaaatcgatgtacaatgggacgacagtgctacagtgcagtgcagtgcagtgctactgctTCTTTGAGGGGACTGGGGGAGTGAGGggtaactggcagtgctcagggatcattttggcagtgctcaggggaccatacttggtgccaAGCaccaaaccccagtcggccgcatgcagagCCAATGTTAGACCCGCTACACTATCACTTACAGCCCCCAGATACGACTTCTGATCAAAAAcgcagaccaggggctggagcaatagcacagcgaggagggtgtttgccttgcatgtggcctacctgagtgcagatccctgccaggagtgattcctgagtgcagagccaggagtaaaccctgagcatcgccgggtgtgacccaaaaagcaaaacaacaacaaaaaccctgcCAACTAGTTGTCAAATAtttggacaggggctggagtgatagcacagcgggtagggcgtttgccttgcatgtaactgacctgggttcggttcccatatggtcccccgagcaccgccaggagtaattcctgagatgcagagccaggagtaatcctggagcatcgccaggtgtgactgaaacaaaaaaattgggggccggagcgatagcacagcgggtagggcgtttgccttgcacgtggccgacctgggttcgatccccggcatcccatatggtcccccaagcactgccaggagtaatttctcagtgcaaagccaggagtaacctctaagcattgctgggtgtgacccaaaaagcaaaaaaaaagaaaattgggggcAGTTATAGAAGTCAGGTGCAAACGGTTCGAGTCTTGGGTGAATTGCATTCGTGCCTGTGACCCCAAGTCGGCAGAGATGgcacctggggtgggggagaggaggaggagcaggataGCTTCCT contains these protein-coding regions:
- the MPC2 gene encoding mitochondrial pyruvate carrier 2; amino-acid sequence: MSAAGYRGLRATYHRLMDRVEFMLPEKLRPMYNHPAGPRTIFFWAPIMKWGLVCAGLADMARPAEKLSTAQSLVLTATGFVWSRYSLVIIPKNWSLFAVNFFLGLAGTSQLYRIWRYNQELKAKENH